The region aactgctttgttttgattttttgttattgtttagtttttaatgacaGGTATGTAACAATCAGTGACAAGCAAACCAAAAACTCCATCcttggttttagtttatttattcaaactatTCGTCTCAGAACACCAATTCTAGATATTAGATGACAGAATATGTGATTTGTTTGGGATCTTTCAGCCGAAGAAGCTCGCCAGCCACCCCACTGCTGCTCCTGTGGCTCCTGACAAACCAGCTGCACCTGCAGCGAGACCAGGAAGTCAATTAAGAGCAATCACTTTGTATGAGGTGCTATTTTAAATCAGTCGTGTTGCAGGAATTTGACACTTGCAGGATTTCCTGTTAATGCGCAACAGAAAAGGTCAgataaaaaacaatctaaagcTGGGTGTTTACCTACTGACTGCAGAGTTGCCACCACACTTCCTGCTGCCACCCCTCCACCGTTAGCGATGGCAGCAGAGGACATCATGCTTGCAGCCCAGGAGCCAGCCGCTACCCCAGCTGAGGTGAAACCAGCAGCTGTCAGCGCTACAGGGGCTGCAACCAGGGCTCCTGCTGCAGAAAGGACCACAGCAGAGACAATTAAGATCACAAAAAGATGATGGAAAAACCAAACCCAGGTAATTTACTGTGTGATGCCTGGTGCCTCACCTGCTCCGGCTGCAACATATGCAGCTGtaactgaaagataaaaaaacaaaaaaacaactaaaacatcatCTATAAACtcatcaaacacattttctttacattttatgaaTAAACTCTGTTAAATGACATCCCATTTTAATAATCCATCACTCACCAGGGTCCATGTCTGTCCTCACAGcaacaagaaatgaaaacaagagGTGATGCTCAGAAGTATTTGATGCTGCTGGTCCAGCTCAACAGGTCTGAGCTTTTTATAGCTCTCATGTAGGTTTCGTTTCCTCAGAAAGGAAACCCAGGAACACTTTGAGCAGCAGGGGGCGACAGAGAGTCGATAAACCCCATGTTTGCTGATTGGAgcgaagagaaacaaaaacagtcactgTTTGTTCATtatctttacctgcttctcctttccgggtcacagggagctggtgtctttcTCCAGCCATCACAATgtgggaggcgggggacacaagtccatcacagagacacatggaCACAAACAAGACATACAACCATTTAGGGACACGTTTGAGACTTGGATTTGTATATTTGCCAATAAAAAGGCAGTCCAAATGCCTTTATTCATCACTCTTCATCTGCCAACACATgttatcatttcatttttgtgttaacacATAAAGCTGTTATTACCACTGCAGAGGCTCTTTGTAATTAGGTGaaacaaatactgaaaaaaaaaaaagaatggtcTCAGCTACGTTTTTacgctgtttgtttgttgttgcagctggaggtctgggttttttgtgtgaatttattttaaataaaacattattggtcttttttttgtcagattcaGTTTTAGATACTCGCTGCGACACATTTATGTATATGCTTTCCACGATCAACGGAAATCGCACACTTGATTTAAGCTCAGCAAGTTTATTTTCCATCACCACAACATTTCTTAAACAGACGTCTTAGTCAGTGGTTCTgtgtaaattaaatataattcaCAGTGAACATTTACATATATAAAGACACTTCTACTGCTTAAgcccaaattaaaaataatgctGACTAAAGAACTTTTCACAGTCATTTGTTACTAT is a window of Kryptolebias marmoratus isolate JLee-2015 linkage group LG10, ASM164957v2, whole genome shotgun sequence DNA encoding:
- the LOC108234219 gene encoding interferon alpha-inducible protein 27-like protein 2 isoform X2, giving the protein MDPVTAAYVAAGAGALVAAPVALTAAGFTSAGVAAGSWAASMMSSAAIANGGGVAAGSVVATLQSVGAAGLSGATGAAVGWLASFFG
- the LOC108234219 gene encoding interferon alpha-inducible protein 27-like protein 2 isoform X1, encoding MDPVTAAYVAAGAAGALVAAPVALTAAGFTSAGVAAGSWAASMMSSAAIANGGGVAAGSVVATLQSVGAAGLSGATGAAVGWLASFFG